A genomic region of Cydia strobilella chromosome 12, ilCydStro3.1, whole genome shotgun sequence contains the following coding sequences:
- the LOC134746018 gene encoding replication protein A 70 kDa DNA-binding subunit produces MSNQLSQGSLEVIMNGGHYDKPIMQVLGSKKIQGSGANERFRLLVSDGKHSHSFAMLATQLNDKLITGELSDYSVVQIDRFVTSLLKNTGKGEKRVMIILDLTILTPGSEVGKKLGNPQTWTEDSAASAPQPTMQPVPRPAPAPAPMAVSKPMAAPSMDSSMLSSQMTHPISSLSPYQNKWVIKARVMSKSPIRTWSNAKGEGKLFSMDLCDESGEIRATAFRNEVDRFYDMLQVDKVYYISRCQLKTANKQFTSLKNDYEMSFSSDTVISECMEDASSVPTIKYDFVPINEIGNKNTDSLLDVIGVCRAASDVQELTARSTGKLLKKREVTLVDSTGGAVALTLWGGEAESFDGSSNPVVSAKGARLAEFNGSKSLSCLASTMIRLNPDLPEAHKLRGWYDNGGANMDIVNISARSGAYGGGSGEWITFSEAEAKQLGSGDKGDYYSLLGVLTFTFADNAVYKACPQEQCNKKLVDQENGLFRCEKCNREYPNYKYRLLLGANVSDPTGDQRITAFNEAAEAMIGKSAADVGRMSEYDKAGYSAVFEDIKFRTFVFKFRTKMETYSDEARLKTTVMNAAPVDYKDANARLIKSIKAVTGVEV; encoded by the exons ATGAGTAACCAACTCTCGCAAGGATCCCTTGAG gTTATTATGAATGGCGGCCACTATGACAAACCAATAATGCAAGTGCTAGGTAGCAAGAAGATTCAAGGTAGTGGTGCGAACGAAAGGTTCCGGCTGCTGGTGTCGGACGGCAAGCACTCGCACAGCTTCGCCATGCTTGCGACGCAGCTTAACGACAAGCTGATCACTGGGGAACTGTCTGACTATTCCGTTGTGCAGATTGACCGGTTTGTCACGTCTTTGCTGAAGAATACGGGGAAAGGAGAAAA AAGAGTCATGATCATCCTAGACTTGACTATACTGACCCCAGGGTCAGAAGTAGGCAAGAAGCTTGGCAACCCTCAGACCTGGACGGAAGACAGTGCAGCATCTGCCCCACAGCCGACTATGCAGCCTGTCCCACGGCCAGCACCTGCCCCGGCTCCCATGGCTGTATCTAAGCCAATGGCGGCACCGTCTATGGATTCCAGCATGCTGTCTTCACAGATGACACATCCTATTTCAAGTCTCAGCCCTTATCAGAACAA ATGGGTGATCAAAGCGCGCGTGATGAGCAAGTCTCCTATCCGCACATGGAGCAACGCTAAAGGTGAAGGCAAACTCTTCAGCATGGACCTGTGCGACGAGAGTGGCGAGATCCGCGCCACCGCCTTCCGAAATGAGGTTGACCGGTTCTACGACATGCTGCAG GTCGACAAAGTATACTACATAAGTCGATGCCAGCTGAAGACTGCCAACAAGCAATTCACGAGTCTGAAGAACGACTATGAGATGTCATTCTCCTCTGACACAGTCATCTCCGAGTGCATGGAGGACGCGTCTTCGGTGCCAACCATCAAATACGACTTTGTACCCATCAATGAGATTGGAAACAAGAATACAGATTCCTTACTCG ACGTGATCGGCGTATGCCGCGCTGCCTCGGATGTTCAAGAACTCACCGCTAGAAGCACAGGCAAGCTTCTCAAGAAAAGAGAAGTCACCCTCGTTGATTCTACCGGTGGCGCA GTAGCACTGACATTGTGGGGCGGCGAAGCAGAGAGCTTTGATGGCAGCTCTAACCCTGTTGTGTCTGCTAAG GGGGCTCGCTTAGCGGAATTCAATGGCAGCAAATCCCTATCTTGCCTAGCAAGCACCATGATCCGGCTGAACCCAGATTTGCCGGAGGCGCATAAGCTGCGCGGCTGGTACGACAACGGCGGCGCTAACATGGACATCGTCAACATCTCTGCCAG ATCCGGCGCTTACGGAGGTGGTAGCGGCGAATGGATCACGTTCTCTGAAGCCGAAGCGAAGCAGCTGGGCTCTGGCGATAAGGGTGACTACTACAG CCTTCTCGGCGTCCTGACGTTCACATTCGCGGACAACGCCGTGTACAAGGCATGTCCTCAGGAACAGTGCAACAAGAAGCTGGTGGACCAAGAAAATGGACTGTTCAGATGCGAAAAGTGCAACAGAGAATATCCCAACTACAAGTACCGGCTGCTTTTGGGG GCCAACGTATCCGACCCGACCGGCGACCAGCGCATCACGGCCTTCAACGAAGCGGCGGAAGCCATGATAGGCAAGAGCGCCGCCGACGTCGGACGCATGTCCGAGTACGACAAGGCCGGCTACTCGGCCGTGTTTGAGGACATCAAGTTTAGAACCTTCGTGTTCAAGTTCAGGACTAAGATGGAGACTTATAGC GACGAAGCCCGCCTCAAGACCACGGTGATGAACGCCGCGCCCGTGGACTACAAGGACGCCAACGCCAGACTCATCAAAAGCATTAAGGCCGTTACGGGCGTCGAAGTTTAG
- the LOC134746039 gene encoding glutathione hydrolase 1 proenzyme-like isoform X2, protein MLSCRKPRCWIGVVIAAVVVAALVAVLVVQPWAEDGSHARFARAAVAANGHECAAIGRSILEKNGSAVDAAIATLFCEGLGCAQCMGLGGGFLATVYDASTRRVRVLNARERAPLATTLNMYDNASSTVGGLAIAVPGELRGYGELYREYGRLPWAELVRPTAELCRKGHRVTEYMGRVLGTYSDRIKAQPSMSELYVNPATNEVYKEGDIIMEPTLARTLDVIAEEGPGAMHNGSLTAALVRDIESFGGIITEEDMRQYRVEWQEPISVKLSDQHTLYSVPLPGSGSVLAFILNMLAGWVGGEAAPRASGLYYHRVIEAFKYAYAKRTGLGDASRSDLTYSVTELERNLSDADWARAFRDQVDDEHTFNDWRHYGALFEGADDHGTAQIVVIAPDGSAVAATSTINYIWGSQRRSTSLGIMLNNEMDDFAIPNLESAYGMPPSPANMLAPGLQPLSSMVPSVVLNQRGEVDLVLGAAGGTKITTQVAMTVINTILEGSSLPEVMNRPRLHHQLMPMEVEHEHDFDADIIKALRAKNHSTTELGRTAGFAAMVGAQRDGDGYLVPNTDKRRVGSIDGF, encoded by the exons TTGTCGAAAGCCGCGCTGTTGGATTGGCGTCGTGATCGCGGCGGTGGTCGTGGCCGCGCTGGTGGCCGTGCTGGTGGTGCAGCCGTGGGCAGAGGACGGCAGCCACGCACggttcgcgcgcgccgccgtcgccgccaatGGACACGAGTGCGCCGCTATCGGACG CTCGATACTTGAGAAGAACGGAAGCGCCGTCGACGCAGCAATAGCCACGCTCTTCTGCGAGGGTCTAGGCTGCGCACAATGTATGGGCTTGGGCGGTGGCTTTTTGGCAACGGTCTACGACGCGAGCACGCGCCGGGTGCGAGTCCTCAACGCGCGCGAGCGGGCGCCGCTCGCAACCACGCTCAACATGTACGACAACGCATCCTCCACAGTCGGCGGTCTCGCGATCGCCGTTCCGGGAGAGCTGCGAGG CTACGGCGAATTATATCGAGAATACGGCCGCTTGCCCTGGGCGGAGCTGGTCCGTCCAACAGCCGAGCTTTGCCGGAAGGGCCACCGAGTGACCGAGTACATGGGCCGAGTGCTGGGGACCTACAGCGACAGGATCAAGGCGCAGCCATCCATGAG CGAGTTGTACGTGAATCCAGCGACGAACGAAGTGTACAAAGAGGGCGACATTATAATGGAGCCGACGCTGGCGAGGACGCTGGACGTGATCGCGGAGGAGGGTCCGGGGGCGATGCACAACGGCTCGCTCACCGCCGCGCTCGTCCGCGACATCGAGAGCTTCGGCGGCATTATCACGGAGGAGGACATGAGGCAATACAG GGTGGAGTGGCAAGAGCCAATATCGGTGAAGTTGTCCGATCAGCACACGCTGTACTCGGTGCCGCTGCCCGGCTCCGGCTCCGTGCTGGCTTTCATCCTCAACATGCTGGCCGGGTGGGTCGGCGGCGAGGCCGCGCCGCGGGCCTCCGGCCTCTACTATCACCGCGTCATCGAGGCCTTCAAGTACGCGTACGCCAAGCGCACCGGCCTCGGGGACGCTTCACGATCCGACCTCACGTACTCCGTCACTGag CTGGAGCGCAACCTATCCGACGCCGACTGGGCCCGCGCCTTCCGCGACCAAGTGGACGACGAGCACACCTTCAACGACTGGCGGCACTACGGCGCGCTGTTCGAGGGCGCTGACGACCACGGCACGGCGCAGATCGTCGTCATAGCTCCTGACGGTAGCGCCGTCGCTGCCACGAGCACCATTAACTACAT TTGGGGCAGCCAGCGCCGTTCAACAAGCCTCGGCATAATGCTGAACAACGAGATGGACGACTTCGCGATCCCAAACCTCGAGTCGGCGTACGGCATGCCGCCGTCGCCCGCCAACATGTTAGCGCCGGGTCTGCAGCCCCTGAGTTCCATGGTGCCCAGCGTCGTGCTCAACCAGCGAGGGGAAGTTGATCTGGTGTTGGGAGCCGCCGGCGGAACCAAGATCACGACCCAAGTTGCGATG ACGGTGATAAACACCATCCTCGAGGGCAGCTCGCTCCCTGAAGTCATGAACCGGCCACGCCTCCATCATCAGCTCATGCCCATGGAAGTTGAACATGAACATGATTTCGATgcg GACATAATAAAAGCGCTCCGAGCGAAGAACCACTCAACGACGGAGCTTGGCCGGACCGCCGGCTTCGCAGCCATGGTGGGCGCCCAGCGGGACGGAGACGGCTACCTTGTACCCAACACGGACAAGCGGAGAGTTGGCAGCATCGACGGTTTCTAA
- the LOC134746039 gene encoding glutathione hydrolase 1 proenzyme-like isoform X3 yields the protein MGLGGGFLATVYDASTRRVRVLNARERAPLATTLNMYDNASSTVGGLAIAVPGELRGYGELYREYGRLPWAELVRPTAELCRKGHRVTEYMGRVLGTYSDRIKAQPSMSELYVNPATNEVYKEGDIIMEPTLARTLDVIAEEGPGAMHNGSLTAALVRDIESFGGIITEEDMRQYRVEWQEPISVKLSDQHTLYSVPLPGSGSVLAFILNMLAGWVGGEAAPRASGLYYHRVIEAFKYAYAKRTGLGDASRSDLTYSVTELERNLSDADWARAFRDQVDDEHTFNDWRHYGALFEGADDHGTAQIVVIAPDGSAVAATSTINYIWGSQRRSTSLGIMLNNEMDDFAIPNLESAYGMPPSPANMLAPGLQPLSSMVPSVVLNQRGEVDLVLGAAGGTKITTQVAMTVINTILEGSSLPEVMNRPRLHHQLMPMEVEHEHDFDADIIKALRAKNHSTTELGRTAGFAAMVGAQRDGDGYLVPNTDKRRVGSIDGF from the exons ATGGGCTTGGGCGGTGGCTTTTTGGCAACGGTCTACGACGCGAGCACGCGCCGGGTGCGAGTCCTCAACGCGCGCGAGCGGGCGCCGCTCGCAACCACGCTCAACATGTACGACAACGCATCCTCCACAGTCGGCGGTCTCGCGATCGCCGTTCCGGGAGAGCTGCGAGG CTACGGCGAATTATATCGAGAATACGGCCGCTTGCCCTGGGCGGAGCTGGTCCGTCCAACAGCCGAGCTTTGCCGGAAGGGCCACCGAGTGACCGAGTACATGGGCCGAGTGCTGGGGACCTACAGCGACAGGATCAAGGCGCAGCCATCCATGAG CGAGTTGTACGTGAATCCAGCGACGAACGAAGTGTACAAAGAGGGCGACATTATAATGGAGCCGACGCTGGCGAGGACGCTGGACGTGATCGCGGAGGAGGGTCCGGGGGCGATGCACAACGGCTCGCTCACCGCCGCGCTCGTCCGCGACATCGAGAGCTTCGGCGGCATTATCACGGAGGAGGACATGAGGCAATACAG GGTGGAGTGGCAAGAGCCAATATCGGTGAAGTTGTCCGATCAGCACACGCTGTACTCGGTGCCGCTGCCCGGCTCCGGCTCCGTGCTGGCTTTCATCCTCAACATGCTGGCCGGGTGGGTCGGCGGCGAGGCCGCGCCGCGGGCCTCCGGCCTCTACTATCACCGCGTCATCGAGGCCTTCAAGTACGCGTACGCCAAGCGCACCGGCCTCGGGGACGCTTCACGATCCGACCTCACGTACTCCGTCACTGag CTGGAGCGCAACCTATCCGACGCCGACTGGGCCCGCGCCTTCCGCGACCAAGTGGACGACGAGCACACCTTCAACGACTGGCGGCACTACGGCGCGCTGTTCGAGGGCGCTGACGACCACGGCACGGCGCAGATCGTCGTCATAGCTCCTGACGGTAGCGCCGTCGCTGCCACGAGCACCATTAACTACAT TTGGGGCAGCCAGCGCCGTTCAACAAGCCTCGGCATAATGCTGAACAACGAGATGGACGACTTCGCGATCCCAAACCTCGAGTCGGCGTACGGCATGCCGCCGTCGCCCGCCAACATGTTAGCGCCGGGTCTGCAGCCCCTGAGTTCCATGGTGCCCAGCGTCGTGCTCAACCAGCGAGGGGAAGTTGATCTGGTGTTGGGAGCCGCCGGCGGAACCAAGATCACGACCCAAGTTGCGATG ACGGTGATAAACACCATCCTCGAGGGCAGCTCGCTCCCTGAAGTCATGAACCGGCCACGCCTCCATCATCAGCTCATGCCCATGGAAGTTGAACATGAACATGATTTCGATgcg GACATAATAAAAGCGCTCCGAGCGAAGAACCACTCAACGACGGAGCTTGGCCGGACCGCCGGCTTCGCAGCCATGGTGGGCGCCCAGCGGGACGGAGACGGCTACCTTGTACCCAACACGGACAAGCGGAGAGTTGGCAGCATCGACGGTTTCTAA
- the LOC134746039 gene encoding glutathione hydrolase 1 proenzyme-like isoform X1, producing MLINSCRKPRCWIGVVIAAVVVAALVAVLVVQPWAEDGSHARFARAAVAANGHECAAIGRSILEKNGSAVDAAIATLFCEGLGCAQCMGLGGGFLATVYDASTRRVRVLNARERAPLATTLNMYDNASSTVGGLAIAVPGELRGYGELYREYGRLPWAELVRPTAELCRKGHRVTEYMGRVLGTYSDRIKAQPSMSELYVNPATNEVYKEGDIIMEPTLARTLDVIAEEGPGAMHNGSLTAALVRDIESFGGIITEEDMRQYRVEWQEPISVKLSDQHTLYSVPLPGSGSVLAFILNMLAGWVGGEAAPRASGLYYHRVIEAFKYAYAKRTGLGDASRSDLTYSVTELERNLSDADWARAFRDQVDDEHTFNDWRHYGALFEGADDHGTAQIVVIAPDGSAVAATSTINYIWGSQRRSTSLGIMLNNEMDDFAIPNLESAYGMPPSPANMLAPGLQPLSSMVPSVVLNQRGEVDLVLGAAGGTKITTQVAMTVINTILEGSSLPEVMNRPRLHHQLMPMEVEHEHDFDADIIKALRAKNHSTTELGRTAGFAAMVGAQRDGDGYLVPNTDKRRVGSIDGF from the exons ATGTTAATAAACAG TTGTCGAAAGCCGCGCTGTTGGATTGGCGTCGTGATCGCGGCGGTGGTCGTGGCCGCGCTGGTGGCCGTGCTGGTGGTGCAGCCGTGGGCAGAGGACGGCAGCCACGCACggttcgcgcgcgccgccgtcgccgccaatGGACACGAGTGCGCCGCTATCGGACG CTCGATACTTGAGAAGAACGGAAGCGCCGTCGACGCAGCAATAGCCACGCTCTTCTGCGAGGGTCTAGGCTGCGCACAATGTATGGGCTTGGGCGGTGGCTTTTTGGCAACGGTCTACGACGCGAGCACGCGCCGGGTGCGAGTCCTCAACGCGCGCGAGCGGGCGCCGCTCGCAACCACGCTCAACATGTACGACAACGCATCCTCCACAGTCGGCGGTCTCGCGATCGCCGTTCCGGGAGAGCTGCGAGG CTACGGCGAATTATATCGAGAATACGGCCGCTTGCCCTGGGCGGAGCTGGTCCGTCCAACAGCCGAGCTTTGCCGGAAGGGCCACCGAGTGACCGAGTACATGGGCCGAGTGCTGGGGACCTACAGCGACAGGATCAAGGCGCAGCCATCCATGAG CGAGTTGTACGTGAATCCAGCGACGAACGAAGTGTACAAAGAGGGCGACATTATAATGGAGCCGACGCTGGCGAGGACGCTGGACGTGATCGCGGAGGAGGGTCCGGGGGCGATGCACAACGGCTCGCTCACCGCCGCGCTCGTCCGCGACATCGAGAGCTTCGGCGGCATTATCACGGAGGAGGACATGAGGCAATACAG GGTGGAGTGGCAAGAGCCAATATCGGTGAAGTTGTCCGATCAGCACACGCTGTACTCGGTGCCGCTGCCCGGCTCCGGCTCCGTGCTGGCTTTCATCCTCAACATGCTGGCCGGGTGGGTCGGCGGCGAGGCCGCGCCGCGGGCCTCCGGCCTCTACTATCACCGCGTCATCGAGGCCTTCAAGTACGCGTACGCCAAGCGCACCGGCCTCGGGGACGCTTCACGATCCGACCTCACGTACTCCGTCACTGag CTGGAGCGCAACCTATCCGACGCCGACTGGGCCCGCGCCTTCCGCGACCAAGTGGACGACGAGCACACCTTCAACGACTGGCGGCACTACGGCGCGCTGTTCGAGGGCGCTGACGACCACGGCACGGCGCAGATCGTCGTCATAGCTCCTGACGGTAGCGCCGTCGCTGCCACGAGCACCATTAACTACAT TTGGGGCAGCCAGCGCCGTTCAACAAGCCTCGGCATAATGCTGAACAACGAGATGGACGACTTCGCGATCCCAAACCTCGAGTCGGCGTACGGCATGCCGCCGTCGCCCGCCAACATGTTAGCGCCGGGTCTGCAGCCCCTGAGTTCCATGGTGCCCAGCGTCGTGCTCAACCAGCGAGGGGAAGTTGATCTGGTGTTGGGAGCCGCCGGCGGAACCAAGATCACGACCCAAGTTGCGATG ACGGTGATAAACACCATCCTCGAGGGCAGCTCGCTCCCTGAAGTCATGAACCGGCCACGCCTCCATCATCAGCTCATGCCCATGGAAGTTGAACATGAACATGATTTCGATgcg GACATAATAAAAGCGCTCCGAGCGAAGAACCACTCAACGACGGAGCTTGGCCGGACCGCCGGCTTCGCAGCCATGGTGGGCGCCCAGCGGGACGGAGACGGCTACCTTGTACCCAACACGGACAAGCGGAGAGTTGGCAGCATCGACGGTTTCTAA